The sequence below is a genomic window from Colletotrichum destructivum chromosome 4, complete sequence.
TTCTTCGCGGACCTGGCCGCTGTCGGGCGCCTCTTTCGAGGATTTCTTTAATGACCGAAACCGCACTCTTGCAGACATCATCGACCTGCTAAAGCTGGTTTGCTACGAGTTCTTAAAGAAGCATCGCTTCCGTCCACATAGTGTTACCACTTCCCTTCGTGGGTCTTCCAGTCATAAGCAGAGAGATGAAGTCGAGACAGAGCCCCCACGCAGGGATGCTAAGCGGCCACAGACAGTCCCGTTGACGGCTAGTCGGTCCAACTCTGCAACGCCCATCTCGAGATCCGAGTCTCCTTTTGATCTATGGCAACGAGTGAAGGTCGGACGAGTCCTAGAAGGGAAAACGAAATCGGGCGCATCAACTCCGGTGTCCTCCCATGCAAATACCACCACACCTCTCATGGCCGAGAGTCCCGGGGAGAtcgagacgatgcagccCAGCTTGCGCTTTCTTGACGATGCGGGTAATCTACTGCGCAAACCTTTTGAGGACATGTGCTCGGATTCCCCGCCGAAGCAGGGATCAAAAGAGACAACTTGTATACGCCCAACGATCACCACCGCCAAAAAAGAGCCGTGTTCACATCTTGAATCGCATCCCGAACCTTTGAGCCTTACCAGGGACGATGAAGGAGTCTCGCGTTTAGGCGAACGCCCTGATAAAGCTCAATTATCGAGCATTATTGATATGGAGCCTGTTTCGACCTCCCAATTCTTCAAATCAAACAATTCTCAGTCGCGACAGCGGCCTAGTGAATGGCTCAAAGGGTTGCTCTCTCAATGGGAAAATCCCGTCTTCCAAATTGCTGAACCTCCTGTACGTCGTTTGGATGACGAATGGTCATATCGAGCAGCAATCCAATCTCTCGATATGGAAGCCGGATGCTCCCATGGAACTCATACTTCGAACATCAAATTATCGGGGCGCATCTCTAAAGCTGCCCTGGTGGGCGCGGAAGTTGTCTCTCAGGTTGATCGTAAGTTCATCTTAGTGAAACTTAGGCGAGACCAAATATCCGGCGGTGATCTATCAGGCTTGCGGGCCAACTCTGTGTTGGTTCTTATAGATCAACACGCTGCCGATGAAAGATGTCGACTTGAGACCTTGATGCGGGACTATTTTCATCCAGCAAAAGGGTCCAAGGAGGTGGTTGCACGATCGGAAATGCTCGAGAACTATCTTCAATTCGAGTTCTCGGCCAAGGAATGCAAATTGCTGCGCAAGTATTCATATCACATACGCCGATGGGGCATCTTCTATGAGGTTGAAGAGCCGGAGTCAGCTCAGTGGCGGCACAAAAGCAAACAGCTCCCCAAGGTGAACGTAACAAGTCTTCCGCCGAGCATTGCAGAAAGGTGCCGATTAGAGCCGAGGCTACTCGCCGATCTTCTTCGGCAGGAGATATGGAgagcagaggaggagggcgtgCCACCAGCTCGACCCGTTCCCCTTGCCAATGGAGTTCTTAGTCGCGAAGTTGACTGGGTTTCCAACTTTCACGGCTGTCCTCAAGCAATTCTCGATTTGCTCAACTCGAGATCTTGTCGCAGTGAGTTATCCCCTCGAGGAACGCTTTACTTTCACTGACTGGCGTAGGCGCCATCATGTTTAATGACGTCTTATCCAGGGGCGAGTGTGAGTCTCTTGTGCTCCGTCTCAGCCGATGTTCATTCCCTTTTCAGTGCGCGCATGGAAGACCATCCATGGTGCCTCTCGTCGACATGAGGACTCTGAGCTCGAACCAGATGACAGAGCGGGGCAGTTTTGGCAGCCGCTTGAAGCAATCCGGCTTATTGAAATAAGATAGATCTCGCTATTAATGGTGTCGGGGGTTACACAAACTGCTTTGGCAAAGACGCCCCAGAGCAATGTGCAACTATAGAACGAGGTTGTTGTTACAGTCGCGGCCGTAGAAGATACACCATTAAAAAAGTACGGATGTGGTGCGTGCTCGTGGGTTGCCTTCTTGGTGGAGTGGAGCGTGAAGCTGAAATCCAGAAAAGTCTCGTTAGACAGACTACCGAAATAGCGAATCCATGACGTGCCGGTCAACGATATCGAAGAATGAGAAGCGGCATTTAACAGCGTTCCTCTGCTACGGTAGGATGCCAAGAtaagacgacgacgacgtgtGGCTGGTGCAACTGTACGCCACGTGTGGCGTCCAGTAGCTTGAGGCTCCACATTCGCCGGACACCACTGCACCACCTGAGCAGCAACGACAGGCAGCTCCAAGCTCCCCACAGCGGCGTCATTGGAGCGCGAAGCACCCGACGTTCATCAACAACCACCACAATATTGCTGCACACTCCGCTGCCGACTCTGCCGACTCTGCCCTTCCCAGGACTTGCTGCCGCTAGGAGATGTAGTCATGGCCTTTCAGGTACGCGTGCGATAATTTCCCCTATCGGTGGTCCCCACCCAACGACTTGTATTGACTGCGTTTCTCGCAGTGGAAGGCattcgacttcttcgacgtCAGCCAGGTCCGActtgccgatgacgagaccCGACTCTTCTTCGAGAGCAACGAGATCGCCAGTGTTTGTTCGGGATCGGACAGCCTGTTTCTTGGTAGCTACGATGGATACGTTCGCATTGTTGGGTCGAGCTGGAAGGTGGTGAAGAGCTTCCAGGCTCACGAGGTTGGAACGATCACCCACATGCGCCAGATTGAGGGGACGAGCTTGCTGGTTACGGTCGCAGTAGGTCGAATCGAAACTTTCCCGAGCGCGCACGATGATTCTGACCTTCGTACAGGAGGATCTTAGTAGCGAGCCGGTGCTGAAGATCTGGGCCTTGGACAAGCTGGTAAAGAAGACGAACATGCCTACATGCCTGAGCACTTTGCAGATCAGCAACGGCAAGAAGCAGTTTCCCGTAATGCCGACCTCACACTCGAGCACCAATGCACGTATTGACTTGGTGCCAATTTAGATATCGGCTATCGACGTCCTCGATAATCTTACCCAAGTAGCGGTTGGcttcgccaacggcaccgtaACCCTGATCCGAGGCGACTTAATCAACGATTTGGGAGCTAGACAAAGAACCGTTCATGAGTCGGAGGAGCCCATCACGGGTGTAGAGCTGATGGCCGATCCCCAGGGCCTCACTACCCTGTTCATCTCAACAACAGCCCGGATCTTGAAGTTGAGCATCTCGAAGAGAGGCCACAGCTCCCCGCCAAAGACTGTCGAGGACATGGGATGCCACGTCGACTGCATGACGGTTGACAAGAAGACGGGAGATGTTGTCGTGGCTAGAGAAGATGCAATCTACACCTACACATTGGAGGGCAGAGGAGCGCCACGCGCGTACGAGTCGGCAAAACGGTTGGTCTCGATTTACCAGGACTACGTCGCCCTGATATGCccgccatcgtcttcgaCTACCGAGAAGCCGACTGACACCATGCGTCGTCGCTTTGGAGGCGGTGCCGCAGACGCGCTGTTCAACGCATCCACATTTGTTCTCCTTGAGCCAGATCTGAGGGTTCTGGGACACACACAGTCTCTGATTTCGCCGTTCAAGGCCATTTTCCAGATTTGGGGCGATCTCTTCATTCTCACACAAGATGGAAAGGTCAGCCGGTATCACGAGAAATCATTGCAACAGCGCCTCGAGATGTTGTACCAGCGCAACATGTTTCCCTTGGCCGTCGAGTTGGCGCAAAAGTCGGGCTTGGATGCCACACAACAGAGTGGCATCTTCCGGCGCTTCGGTGACTATTTATACCAGAAAGCAGATTATGACGGGGCTATGGTTCAGTATATCAAGGCGATTGATACGACAGAACCATCGCAGGTTATCAGAAAGGTAATGGATATTCCACCCACAAGAATATGAAAAACAGCTGAGACTGACGGGCATCCACAGTTTCTTGATACTCAGCGGATACATAACCTCATCCAGTACCTCGAACAACTACACGAGCACCGCAAGGCAACGTCCGATCACACAACACTGCTCCTCAACTGCTATGCCAAACTCAAAGATATTGACAAGCTAGAGGCCTTTATCAAGTCACCAGGTGACTTGAAGTTTGATTTGGAGACCGCAATCTCCATGTGCAGGCAAGGGGGATACTATGATCAAGCGGCCTATCTTGCCAAGAAGCATGGCGAGATTGATCTGGTAGTCGATATTCTCATAGAGGATTCAAAGGCATATGACGAGGCTCTTGATTTTATTTGGCATCAAGACCCGGAAGTAGTGAGTCACATGGACCCTTGGCTTCTGAGCCTGACTAACGTTTCTCAAGGCATTCCCTTGTCTCAAAAAGTATGCTCGAGTCCTCATCGAGAACTGCCCGAAAGATGCGACATCAGTGTTTGTCGACTACTACACCGGCAAGTACCGGCCTAGACTGCATCTAGTCCCAATCGAGGACAACGGAGAAACTGTTGTCGGAGGCGGCATGGTTGCCGGCGCAGCAAGCGCAGTACAGAACCTTTCCAACTTCCTGCCTTTACCCTACATGAACACATCATCTCTGCAAAgcccatcaacaccagggAACGGAACCACGGCAATCAATGGCGATGCTCAAATCATCATGAACCCCGAGGACATTCCCGCGCCAAAGTATACTCCGCCACCCCCAAGGACGGCTTTCTCTTCGTTCATAGACCACCCGGATGAGTTTATTGTCTTCCTAGAGGCGTGTCTGGAGGAAAAGGGCCTGAAGGAGAGTGACAAAACAGACCTGTATACCACACTGTTTGAAATGTATCTTCACAAGTCGAAcgaaaagaagggggaacAGCACCGGGAAGAGTGGGAGAACAAGGCGAAGAAACTCATAGAGGGCGAGGACATTCCCATGGAGAGCTCCAATGTTCTGCTCCTATCTCACTTGTCCAACTTCAAGGACGGCACGACGCTAGTCAAGGAGCAATCCGGCCTGCTGTTTGACATCTTCCGGTCTTACACATCAGCCAAGGATACCCGCGGAGCTATCAAGGCGCTGCGTAAATACGGGCCTGAGGAACCGCAATTGTATCCGGCGGCCCTCGCGTACCTCACCTCGGACCCGCGTATCCTCGAGGAGGCTGGTTCAGAAGAGCTTTCTGCCGTTCTCAACAAgatcgacaaggacggcctCATGGCGCCGCTGCAGGTCATCCAGACGCTTGTCGGGCAGTCGGGCTCATCGGGCGGCGTTGCGACCATGGGCATGATCAAGCCATACCTCCACGACACGATCGAGCGCGAGCGCAAGGAGATCGCGGCGAATCGGCGGCGTATCTCGGCGTTCCGCGTCGAAACGGAGCAGAAGCGGGCGGAactcgccgacctcggctCCAAGCCGGCCGTGTTCCAGTCGACGCGTTGTGCCGTCTGCACGGCGCCGCTTGATCTGCCAGCAGTGCACTTCCTCTGTAAACACAGCTTCCACCAGCGATGCCTGCGCGCTGAGGGCGAGTGCCCGCAGtgcgccaacgacaacgcaACGATCCGCGCGCTGCGTAAGACGCAAATCGAGACGGCGGGCAAACACGAGCTTTtcaaggccgagctggagcGTAGCGAGGACCGGTTCTCAACGATTGCCGAGTGGTTCGGGCGTGGCGTCATGGGGGCGCCCAACGCCGACACAACGTGAGCGAGGAGAGGtttggggggaggaagggatgGCAATCAACCTGCAAGATGGACCCGTCCCACTTGTCGACTCGAAAACAAGGCTCGGCTGTAGTGCTGCAGGGTGACGGCCATTACAAAACGCCGTGGAAAGACGGGCAAGAGAGGCCCAGATCGGTAGTGGTTTACATCGCGTAATAATACCAGCTTCATCAGCGCAAACCTGATACAACGAACGGACACTGCCCCGTTTTGGACGAGGCAGATACCAGATCGATTCATCCCTCTCTAGTGAAATACATAGCCAGCCAACGTGGTCTCTCAAGAAAGTCGCACGGTTTACAAAATATGCGCAACACTGAATTGATTACCTACGTACGTACACTGAGTacgaggaggttgaggtcTCCCCTCCACCCCATCTCTGACGACGCAAACAGCTTTCTGTATTCGTCTAGTTGACGTGGACTGCAGTAGCACGAGAAGTCATAGAAAAGCTAGctaagggggggggcggaaGTCTTGGAGGCCGTCCGTCGCCCCAATGACACTCACTAACTTTCCGTTCAGGGACTTATTTCGTGAGACGATTGGCTGGGGTTTCCATTCATGCATGGCGTGTTGAGCCTTCGGAGTGAGCTCTGGAAgcgagaaggaaaaggggcAGATAGTCACGACTTGAGATGTCCTTGAATGTGGCAATCGTCATGCAAGAGAAATGGGGTTTGCTCTATTTATAGACATAAAGGCTGCCCTGCCTGCCTTCTGTCTTTctcatctctctttctcctccaACGCCGCTGCTACATTGAAAGGGGGGGTTACATGTAAGAAAAACGAACAATTCCTCTCCACGAAGCACCCCCAAAGAAAAGCGCCGTTGCTCCGAGAGAATGATTCTCATCCACCATTACAAAGCAGGAACCCCTTCCCTGAACCTCGCTCTTGATGCTTGAAAAGACAATGACAAATTTGCAGGCGTGATGGGCATGAGAGTAAATGCTTGGAAATAAAACCAAGAGCCACCCCTGAATGTTTCCTTCCGTATCCCGATTACCAGTCAAAGACAAATGGAATTCTGGGGAGGAAACGAGTCTACCGGTAAGGCATCCTCTTGTGTCCCTCATTCCGAAGTTACTTGCCATCCAGTCGAAAGGCCGATATGTCCCTTCATGGGCAGCATCCCCCGGTCTTCGTCATTCGTCTAGCTCGCCGGCCCTATCTGCCAGCCAAATCCTCCACCCCCAAGCATCCGTCCGCTCATTTCCGCGTGTAGCCGTCTCAGTTCGGCTAAATGAATCCTCCGCCCCAGACCGAGTAGCTCCGGAAAATGTAGAGAGGCCTGCATGTAGGAGCCAAGAGCTCTTTGCCGAGTTGAAGCCAGAATCCCCGTCGTGGTTGTACGGCTCCTTTGAAAAGGACTGTCCAGGGTGCACACGATCTGCACTCCATCCCAGCAGAGAACAGAGAAGCCTTCGACGCTGGATCCACTCTGCTTCCTCTCCAGCTCTTTCGGCTGTTACTAGCCAGATGCGGTCGTTCTCTATAGGGAAATGAAACGTGATTGAAAAAGTCCATGAGGCAAAACATGCCGACGAAGATGTGCAATCTGATTGCATGCTGTTCTTTGGATATTttgcaaaaagaaaaaaaaaagaagaaaaaaccccCCCGAAGAAAGAAAGCGCGGGAATTGTTCAGCAAGCCTAACGGAAGAATTCGATAGTTCCGCCGGCTGTAGATGAATGCTGTACCAGGAAGCCATCCTTAAAGCCAGTATGCAGTTTGATAGTATCTAGATGGAGTTGAGGGTGTGCAGTAATTTACTCGTCGTGCAAGTAAATGCACAACGTTCAATCGGGGTATGTGGTTACATCTTCGCCATGGATGACAAccttcttggccgtctcgGTGCTGGCGATGCTCACGTTGGTGTCACGCCGCCTGGCGCCGAATGGAATTCGTTCAACGTGTGCATTTGTCGACTTCTTTTTTTTAGACTTTGCCATCAAcaggccctcgtcgctgtcgctatcgtcatcatcatcatcctgTGGGCTGAACTCGGGGGTGCGGTGAATTGCAGGTTGGCTTCTGTAGGTCGTATTGGGAGTGATTCGCAACGGTATCGACCCGGAATCGAACGAAGCGTTGTGTTGTTGGTCAAAGCGCTCCTGCTGCTCGTACTGCTCCAGAGGGAAGCCGGCCATTGGCTCCTTGACAAGAGCCGGAGGTGTCAGCGAGTCCGTTGTTTCCAGCAGGGCCTGTTTGTTGTTGACGACAGCAGGTTCTACAggttcggcgtcgaggtcggcggaAACAGAGCTGGAGCCGCTAAGGAGCGCAGGCAGAGACGGGTCCGACTGAAAGGCGAGCATCTCCTCCTTGGAAGGTGGAGTGGTGGACGAGATCGGGCTGTTGACATCGCTCGGACTTGTGAGGGGAGAAGCCAAGCCACCGATGGACGCCGAGCGGGAGGAGTGTCTCGTGTCTGTTGTATACTCACGACCATGAGGCGGAGGCGTGCCGAAgaactcgtcgtcgggcgACACGGGGCAAGGATATTCCGTAGGGTCCACAACCGCAATGTCCGACCTGACATCATCCAGGGCCTGCTGGGCGACTTGGTGCTGATACTCTTCAATGTGCTTGCGGTGCAGCTCGTCTCTCGCCCGCGCGAATGATTCGGGTGTTGAGTTGTTGTACTttcggggagggggtgtcCTTGCCTCTGGCACATCCCGGACGTTCTCGATCCTGTGAGCCGTCTGGGGTCTCTCCTCCAAGTCCGTGGTCGCTCGTTGATTCTCGTAAATGTTCGAATCCGACTGAGGTTGGCCATGTTGATAACCAGTAACGGACCGCGACGAGAAAAACAGCGGCGAAGCTAAACCGTTGCTGGCATGCTTCGCTTTGCCCAAGTCGACGGAGCGCATAGCCCGGGGTCTGCCAGGGAGGCTGGGCATCCGGTGAAGAGTACCCGGGACGCTTGCGGTTGTAACACTTACTTGCGCGGGAGCCCGCTTGTCTTGTTCCCTGAAGACGCCACGCTCGACCGAACGCGCCCGCAAAGCCTCCTCTGTCAGGGCGTCGTATCCGCGCGTCTGCCGCATCTCGTTCAGTGGGTCGGCGAGTGTCGGGTCAACGAAAGGTGTCGGAGGCAGCGTTTTCACCTCGGGCAAGTTCGCCGTCAGCATCAGATAGCTGTTGCCGTTCGAGGGACTCTGTGAGTATTGGTTTGGCTTGTAAAGCGACGCTGCACCGGTCCCAGGTATCGTAGACTGGtccgacggcgatgccgtgcCACTGTTCGTCCTGGACTCGTTGCTACCATACTGGAGCGCATGTAACAAGGCAGCCCCGGCGGGCTGAGCGATAGCAGTTGCGAGAGGGTCATAGGAAGACTCATAGGGAGACGCCGTTTGGCTGTGGACCAACGGGTGCTCAGAGTTGAAGGCAAAGTCCTTGACGTTGGAGAAGTAGTCTTCGCTCTTCAAGCTTTTGCGCCGGGCATCTCTTGAGTGTGGTGTGGGAGGCACATTGTACATGCTGTCTCCAGCCGAgctggcggcgctgctggcaGCTCTCCGCCGTGACCGACTATCGCTTCGATCGCCTAAAGGGTGCATCAACTTCCCGACAGCCTTCTTCACTGTAGATCTGGCTCGCTCCAGGAAAGCAATGGGCACAACGGCATGGGCCGTCTCCTTGTCGTTGACTTGCACACGCCTGCCCTGGGACGGCCGCGCCGGATCCGTGTCGTCGATCCAGGTAATGGGATTCGGGATGCCTTGGACAATCCAGGGGTGCCTCTTGATGTCCCGCAGGCGAATTCGCTTCTCCGGGTTCTTGGTGAACATCTGTCGTAGGAGATCGTACAGGAGGTTGTCAATGTCCTCGTAAGCCAGCTCGTTGTCGTCCCTGTAGGGAGGCACATTATGCCGCTTGAAGAGAGACTCCGAGTTTGGGGGTGTGGACGGATCCACAGGCTTGAGGCGCTTGCGAGGGATGAAAACTTCCTCGGTGGCGATCT
It includes:
- a CDS encoding Putative vacuolar protein sorting-associated protein, which translates into the protein MTCRSTISKNEKRHLTAFLCYGSSKLPTAASLEREAPDVHQQPPQYCCTLRCRLCRLCPSQDLLPLGDVVMAFQWKAFDFFDVSQVRLADDETRLFFESNEIASVCSGSDSLFLGSYDGYVRIVGSSWKVVKSFQAHEVGTITHMRQIEGTSLLVTVAEDLSSEPVLKIWALDKLVKKTNMPTCLSTLQISNGKKQFPISAIDVLDNLTQVAVGFANGTVTLIRGDLINDLGARQRTVHESEEPITGVELMADPQGLTTLFISTTARILKLSISKRGHSSPPKTVEDMGCHVDCMTVDKKTGDVVVAREDAIYTYTLEGRGAPRAYESAKRLVSIYQDYVALICPPSSSTTEKPTDTMRRRFGGGAADALFNASTFVLLEPDLRVLGHTQSLISPFKAIFQIWGDLFILTQDGKVSRYHEKSLQQRLEMLYQRNMFPLAVELAQKSGLDATQQSGIFRRFGDYLYQKADYDGAMVQYIKAIDTTEPSQVIRKFLDTQRIHNLIQYLEQLHEHRKATSDHTTLLLNCYAKLKDIDKLEAFIKSPGDLKFDLETAISMCRQGGYYDQAAYLAKKHGEIDLVVDILIEDSKAYDEALDFIWHQDPEVAFPCLKKYARVLIENCPKDATSVFVDYYTGKYRPRLHLVPIEDNGETVVGGGMVAGAASAVQNLSNFLPLPYMNTSSLQSPSTPGNGTTAINGDAQIIMNPEDIPAPKYTPPPPRTAFSSFIDHPDEFIVFLEACLEEKGLKESDKTDLYTTLFEMYLHKSNEKKGEQHREEWENKAKKLIEGEDIPMESSNVLLLSHLSNFKDGTTLVKEQSGLLFDIFRSYTSAKDTRGAIKALRKYGPEEPQLYPAALAYLTSDPRILEEAGSEELSAVLNKIDKDGLMAPLQVIQTLVGQSGSSGGVATMGMIKPYLHDTIERERKEIAANRRRISAFRVETEQKRAELADLGSKPAVFQSTRCAVCTAPLDLPAVHFLCKHSFHQRCLRAEGECPQCANDNATIRALRKTQIETAGKHELFKAELERSEDRFSTIAEWFGRGVMGAPNADTT
- a CDS encoding Putative protein kinase, yielding MEPQHPPHPRNSHHPHLQTLVPPLSNKLPLRSSASTPMTSPGLFSPSNPRPKMNFPIQASSDSNTPNFETSSPYLHPLQKHKVRETHKALIDSDSITGRKLINQYEVIEEIGRGMHGKVKLARNLETGENVAIKIIPRYSKKRRLGKVMAMSPQEKTMREIAILKKMRHPNVVSLLEIIDDPELKKIYLILEHVELGEVVWRKKGLPHICHHERRRIEREARGEPPTPEEEQYDLIMERRLALKELKRAKMSRANMGVHDFWSMEHGASDDASYGSQSRVPSRDDLGNLDHVRGEASQPNSLQASRATSRAPSRSQSVKSVDGGFAVFDQEAIETDDMETPGPQRSNPGSATALDGTMYGAYMEDVALRGRSPSMADSIISHMSSVDWNSRMHDPFAEDFSYVPCFTIEQARTTFRDTVLGLEYLHYQGVVHRDIKPANLLWTKDHRVKISDFGVSYFGRPIRDGEPDDETVSESEAQDFDDDLELAKTVGTPAFFAPELCYTDADRMEQPKISEMIDIWSLGVTLYCLIYARIPFQAEDEWQMFRKIATEEVFIPRKRLKPVDPSTPPNSESLFKRHNVPPYRDDNELAYEDIDNLLYDLLRQMFTKNPEKRIRLRDIKRHPWIVQGIPNPITWIDDTDPARPSQGRRVQVNDKETAHAVVPIAFLERARSTVKKAVGKLMHPLGDRSDSRSRRRAASSAASSAGDSMYNVPPTPHSRDARRKSLKSEDYFSNVKDFAFNSEHPLVHSQTASPYESSYDPLATAIAQPAGAALLHALQYGSNESRTNSGTASPSDQSTIPGTGAASLYKPNQYSQSPSNGNSYLMLTANLPEVKTLPPTPFVDPTLADPLNEMRQTRGYDALTEEALRARSVERGVFREQDKRAPAQVSVTTASVPGTLHRMPSLPGRPRAMRSVDLGKAKHASNGLASPLFFSSRSVTGYQHGQPQSDSNIYENQRATTDLEERPQTAHRIENVRDVPEARTPPPRKYNNSTPESFARARDELHRKHIEEYQHQVAQQALDDVRSDIAVVDPTEYPCPVSPDDEFFGTPPPHGREYTTDTRHSSRSASIGGLASPLTSPSDVNSPISSTTPPSKEEMLAFQSDPSLPALLSGSSSVSADLDAEPVEPAVVNNKQALLETTDSLTPPALVKEPMAGFPLEQYEQQERFDQQHNASFDSGSIPLRITPNTTYRSQPAIHRTPEFSPQDDDDDDSDSDEGLLMAKSKKKKSTNAHVERIPFGARRRDTNVSIASTETAKKVVIHGEDVTTYPD